TTTGGTGCAAATGGAAATGTTTTGCAACCTTCAGAAGCTCTTTACAAGAAAAATATTTTAGCTCTTCGTGGTCGTTTTCGTCCACCTACCCACGTAAATGTGGATATGTTAGATAAAGGTTTGGATATGTTTAAAGATGAACCTGATGTAGCTAATAAAGATGTGTTGGTCTTGGTAGAACTTACTCTTGCCAACCTTCGTGCAGAAGGAACAATTAGTGATGAAGATTTCTTGGATAGAGTAGATATTCTTTGTTCGATGGGAAAGACAGTAATTATTTCTAATTATCAAGAATATTATCGTTTGGTAGAATATTTATCCCTCTTTACTCGTGGTAAAAAAATCGGAATTATTCTAGGTATTTATTCACTTGCTGATGTTTTTGAAGATGAGTTTTACACAAATTTGAATGGTGGAATTTTGGAAGCCTTCGGAAAACTATTTGGCTCAAATGTAAAAATGTATGTTTATCCTTCACGTATTCCAGGAACAGATAAAATTTTGGGTTGTGAAGACTTTGAGGTTTCTCCTAAACAGACATTTTTGTACAAGTATTTATTAGAAACTCAAAAACTAGCTACTATTCAGAATATTAATACTGAAAACTTGCATATTTTCTCTGATAACGTATTAGAAATGATAAAATCAGGAAAAGAAGGTTGGGAATCAATGGTTCCTGAAATTGTAGAAAAAGCAATCAAAGATAAATGTTTGTTTGATTATCCTTGTCCGACTGATAAACTTTCAGAAGCTGAAAAAGAACGCAAACAAGCCACTTTGGAAAGAGAACAAAAAGAAAGACAAAAAGTAATTGATAATAATTTATAGAAATTCAAATAAAAAAAACGCCTTATAAATCAAAAATTATAAGGCGTTTTTACTTTTAGAGCAATTCCATTTTACTCTACAATTTTCTCTACATAATTTGAATTCATCAGAGAAAGTGCGCCCATATATTTAAGTCTGAAAGCAACCACATCTCCAATTTTATAATTATTTGGATTCGTTTTTAGGTCAATAACAAGCATATCTGAGCTTGCTCCTACAAGTTCAATTGTTTCATCTTTGGGAATTAAAAATTCGGGACGGATATCAAGCAAACCTACATCGATGATACAACGATAAGACATCTTTCCATAATCCTCTTCATTGATTTGAAACATTTCACCACTTGGATTTTCTGCCAAAACACCTGTCGGAATAAGAGGTTTTTTAGTGATTTCTACAATTTCAGCAAAAAACTCCAAAATATCAGTTTCCATCCCTTCAATATAACCATTTGAAAAAATATCATTTCCCCAATAAAGAGCTTCTCCAATTCTAAAATGGTTTACTCCCTTTGGAAGCTGTTTTCTCAATAAGAGAGGAAGTGTTACAGTTGTTCCTGCCGAAACCCAAGGGATTTGTCTACCAAATGTAAGTTCAATGATTTTTTTATAAAGAGAAAGTTGAATAAGTTTGTCCTCTGAAGGCAAAACACCGTGCAAACAATTTAGATTTGTTCCCAAACCAATAACACGAATATTTGGAAGTTTGAAAATTTGAGCATAAAACTCAACGACATCATCAGGCATGACTCCTTCACGAAGGTCGCCCATTTCTATCATAATAATAATTTTGTGAAGTTTGTCTTGTCGTTGAGCTTCTTTTGAAAGCATTTCTATGGTATCAAGTTCTGTATTCAAACTCACATCAGCATAAGAAATAATATCTTTAATACTTCTTTTTGCAGCAGGTTTTATATAGACAGTCTGAATATCAGGCTTTAATTCTTTGAGTTTTCTGAGATTACTAATTCGTGAATCGTGTACTTCTATAACCCCCAAGTTTACTATTTCTTGAAGGTATTTTTCTGTTCCACAAAATAGTTTTGTTACCACACCCCATTCTACACCTTCTTCTTTGAATAGTTTGTTTAAAAATGCGTGATTGTGTTCTAACTTTTTCTTGTAAAGTTTTACGTAAGCCATAATTTGTTTTTTTATACTGGATTATCAATAATATGAAATAAATTTTTCATATTTATTCTAATCCTTCAATACGAAATAAAATCTACTCATTAATCAAAACAAGTAGTTTAATCGTTTTACTAAAAGTAAACAAAAAGTAGGCTATATTGTTTTTATGGGGGAATTTGTCAGGTTTCTACATCTAATCCATTAACCAAAATAGTAAAGAAACTAATATAGAAACAACAATAAAAAGATAAAACTGTACTTTTCCATTTTGCAAACTCTTCAACTGTTTGCCTGTATAGTTTATTAAAAAGACTACAAAATGAGTCATAAAATCAACTATATATTTGTCTGTCCAAGCCAAAAAATAACCACTAACCACAGTAATTTTTGAAAAAGTATCAACAAATGAATCTAATTTTCTATCCAAGAGAGAGAGAATTGCTGCTATGCCTACCCAAAGGTTAGCAAACTTTTGAGTAGTAACCACAGATTGTTTTTGTGCTGTTAAGTAAGCTACTTGAGTCATTGGCTTCCAAAAACAAAGAATAAAAAATTTATCTTGCCATAAAAAATAATTTTTAATACTGGCTATAAATTCTATTTGATTTAATCTTTTATTTATTTTTTTAGAGAATCCTAATATCAGTCCTATAACAGTCAGAAAGATAGCCAAAATAGGAAGCCAAATTTTAAAATGATGAGGAGCATGGGAAAATAATTTTGGCAGTTGTTTGAGCCAATAACTTTCATCAGGTTTGAGAGGATGAAGCGAAAAGGCAAACCAAAAACTTCCTACAAAAAGGAGTATCAAAGGCAAATACCAAAACCATTTTTTAGATGTAGAAATTATTTTTTTATTTGAATTATCGTTATCCTCCTCATTAAAAAAAAGTGGTTGAAGTTGTCTTCCTCCATAAAATGCTGTTAGAAAAGTAGCTATAAACAAACCTATTCCTACAAAAAAATGATTTGATAATGTTTCTTTTAAAATCCATTCTTTAGACAAAAAACCTGAAGTGAGAGGAAAACCAACCAATGCAGCTAATGCAAAAATATAGATGACAGAAAATAAAGGTAATTTTTTATAATTAGTATTTCCCATTTCTGACATTTCTTTTGTTCCATTTTTTTCTATCAAAAAACCAGCTCCCAAAAATAGAGTTGCCTTAAAAAAAGCATGTGTAAAAAGATGTAAAACAGCAGCCTGCCAAGCTCCAACACTGACTGCAATTGCCATAAAACCGAGCTGGGAAACTGTCGAAGCTGCTAATTCTTTCTTTAAATTAGTAGTAAAATAAGCTGCTAGAGCTGAAAAAATAGTAGAAAAAAGAGCTATCCAAACTAAAATCTCGGTAATGATTTTGACTTCCTCAAAGACAAATTCCATTCGTATCAAAAGATAAATTCCTGCTGCAACCATTGTAGCAGCATGCAGAAGTGCAGAAATGGAAGTTGGTGCTTCCATAGCATCAAAAAGCCAAGTAGAAAAAGGAAATTGTCCAGACTTGACCAAAGCAGCTAACAAAATTCCTATCGAAATAAGAAGTTTTGAAGAAGAAGGAAGTGTAACAAAAATATTCTTTAAATCAGAAATAGACAGCGAATACTCAAACAGTAAAGCTATTGCAATAAGTAAACCTACATCACCAATACGATTGAGTAAAAATGCCTTTGTAGATGCACGAGAAGAGCTTTTTGTTTTGTCAAAATCAATTAAAAGAAAAGAAGCAAGTCCGATAAGTTCCCAAAACACAAAGAATAAAACAAGATTATCTTGTGCTAAAAGTAGTTGCATGGCAAAGACAAAAAGTCCTAAAACTCCATAATAAAATGTCTTTTTATTTTTTATATAAGCCAAAGAATAAATATGAACAGCAAAAACAATAAGACTAATTACAAACTGAAAAAAGGCTGTTAGAGAATCTATCTTTATCAAAATATTTATTTCTCTTGTTCCTGTATTTGCCCATACAAAAGAATTTTCAATGATTTTTTCTGTATTAAAAATCTCAAAAAGCTGCGTGCTTGTAGCTAACAACGCAAAAAAAGAAAAAATAAGAGCAGCATATTCTACCTTCTTTTTTGAGTAGTCTGTTTCTTTTTTAGCAGAAAAGAAGATGGAACTCAGTAAAGAAAATAGGAAACTAAAAAGTGGAAAAAGATAAACTAGAAAATAAATAGAATTCATATCACAAAAATAATCAAATATACAATCAAAAAAACTTTAAACCTTACTGAATTATGAAAATGAGAATATTTTGGATTACTAAAAACTTGGCAATTATGCCAAAACCAAATTCAGATAACTTTTTAGAAGAAGATATTATCCATTTTTCCAACCAAAAACTAAACATTTTAGTCAGTTTGCTGACAAGAGAAGAAAGTTTTGATTTGGGATTACAAAATGAAAAATCTATCTGTGAAAAATATGCTATTGATTTTATTTCGCTCCCAATTATTGATAGAAGTGTTCCCACTGAAAAACAAACTGCTCAGATTAGAGAATTAGCAAAAAAATTAGTAGAAAGAATCAATAATATTC
This is a stretch of genomic DNA from Bernardetia sp. MNP-M8. It encodes these proteins:
- a CDS encoding alanine/ornithine racemase family PLP-dependent enzyme; the protein is MAYVKLYKKKLEHNHAFLNKLFKEEGVEWGVVTKLFCGTEKYLQEIVNLGVIEVHDSRISNLRKLKELKPDIQTVYIKPAAKRSIKDIISYADVSLNTELDTIEMLSKEAQRQDKLHKIIIMIEMGDLREGVMPDDVVEFYAQIFKLPNIRVIGLGTNLNCLHGVLPSEDKLIQLSLYKKIIELTFGRQIPWVSAGTTVTLPLLLRKQLPKGVNHFRIGEALYWGNDIFSNGYIEGMETDILEFFAEIVEITKKPLIPTGVLAENPSGEMFQINEEDYGKMSYRCIIDVGLLDIRPEFLIPKDETIELVGASSDMLVIDLKTNPNNYKIGDVVAFRLKYMGALSLMNSNYVEKIVE
- a CDS encoding proton-conducting transporter membrane subunit: MNSIYFLVYLFPLFSFLFSLLSSIFFSAKKETDYSKKKVEYAALIFSFFALLATSTQLFEIFNTEKIIENSFVWANTGTREINILIKIDSLTAFFQFVISLIVFAVHIYSLAYIKNKKTFYYGVLGLFVFAMQLLLAQDNLVLFFVFWELIGLASFLLIDFDKTKSSSRASTKAFLLNRIGDVGLLIAIALLFEYSLSISDLKNIFVTLPSSSKLLISIGILLAALVKSGQFPFSTWLFDAMEAPTSISALLHAATMVAAGIYLLIRMEFVFEEVKIITEILVWIALFSTIFSALAAYFTTNLKKELAASTVSQLGFMAIAVSVGAWQAAVLHLFTHAFFKATLFLGAGFLIEKNGTKEMSEMGNTNYKKLPLFSVIYIFALAALVGFPLTSGFLSKEWILKETLSNHFFVGIGLFIATFLTAFYGGRQLQPLFFNEEDNDNSNKKIISTSKKWFWYLPLILLFVGSFWFAFSLHPLKPDESYWLKQLPKLFSHAPHHFKIWLPILAIFLTVIGLILGFSKKINKRLNQIEFIASIKNYFLWQDKFFILCFWKPMTQVAYLTAQKQSVVTTQKFANLWVGIAAILSLLDRKLDSFVDTFSKITVVSGYFLAWTDKYIVDFMTHFVVFLINYTGKQLKSLQNGKVQFYLFIVVSILVSLLFWLMD
- a CDS encoding dual specificity protein phosphatase family protein; amino-acid sequence: MKMRIFWITKNLAIMPKPNSDNFLEEDIIHFSNQKLNILVSLLTREESFDLGLQNEKSICEKYAIDFISLPIIDRSVPTEKQTAQIRELAKKLVERINNILDKNEKIIIHCRAGIGRAGMLCSAILIEQGVSNLKAIEKISDARGLRIPDTEEQKNWIMKY
- a CDS encoding TonB-dependent receptor; translated protein: MSNNTSTTTIDRLLTTKQKALKINLDASIYGSFAEIGAGQEVAAQFFKAGAASGTIAKTMSAYDMAFSDAIYGAEESGRYVCESRLIKMISHEYELVEERLREHRPDTCFFALSNTIEVLNYNKTNRGHGWIGLRFQLRPNTPPNEVIIHINLLDNHKFLQEQVVGIIGVNLMYACFYHSHTPDLMLTSLMDNLSRDRVEIDMFRMTGADFEHVDNRLMSLKLVKNGMSNAAMFGANGNVLQPSEALYKKNILALRGRFRPPTHVNVDMLDKGLDMFKDEPDVANKDVLVLVELTLANLRAEGTISDEDFLDRVDILCSMGKTVIISNYQEYYRLVEYLSLFTRGKKIGIILGIYSLADVFEDEFYTNLNGGILEAFGKLFGSNVKMYVYPSRIPGTDKILGCEDFEVSPKQTFLYKYLLETQKLATIQNINTENLHIFSDNVLEMIKSGKEGWESMVPEIVEKAIKDKCLFDYPCPTDKLSEAEKERKQATLEREQKERQKVIDNNL